From Proteiniborus sp. MB09-C3, the proteins below share one genomic window:
- a CDS encoding thioredoxin family protein, translating into MNGFELFSVGMSFDEFVNTDTSTYKEKTLEILNSISFEDEYIERIKSIDKVINILVCAEMWCPDCMINVPVLEKMKELNPNINISIVKKDGNEGFFSRYTHNGIVKVPTFVFYDENFKELGSFVEHPKKVTEVVSKGNQPNIIVTMRKYRKGEYAQETLKDILEII; encoded by the coding sequence GTGAATGGTTTTGAACTATTTTCTGTAGGCATGTCATTTGATGAGTTTGTAAATACCGATACCAGTACTTATAAAGAAAAGACCTTAGAGATTCTTAATTCCATCAGCTTTGAGGATGAATACATAGAAAGAATTAAATCTATTGATAAGGTTATAAACATACTCGTATGTGCTGAAATGTGGTGTCCTGATTGCATGATAAATGTACCTGTATTAGAAAAAATGAAAGAGCTAAATCCAAATATTAATATTTCTATCGTTAAAAAAGATGGAAATGAAGGCTTTTTCAGCAGATATACTCATAATGGAATTGTTAAAGTACCTACTTTTGTTTTTTATGATGAAAACTTTAAAGAATTAGGCAGTTTTGTTGAACATCCAAAAAAAGTAACGGAAGTAGTATCTAAAGGAAATCAACCTAATATAATAGTAACCATGAGGAAATACAGAAAAGGTGAATATGCACAGGAAACTTTAAAAGATATTCTTGAAATAATCTAA